From the genome of Hyperolius riggenbachi isolate aHypRig1 chromosome 9, aHypRig1.pri, whole genome shotgun sequence, one region includes:
- the LOC137531673 gene encoding olfactory receptor 1M1-like yields MDCANHTSSDMFILLGLSEVPHLQVICFLLFLVMYILTVLGNVLLLLVVRINSNLQTPMYFLLRNLSVIDFGFSSSVVPEILVNTLSKDRSISLVGCAVQMFAYVALGQTECILLAVMAYDRFAAICKPLHYNTIMNKTLCVYLVAGSWSFCCITSTMHVVLIFVKPFFHSIHINHFFCEIPLLLQISCRDTRLNQALVYVTAVIIVVCSFFLIIISYLNIVSTILKIRSSRGRQKTFSTCSSHLMVVAIYFGTIMFIYLRPSSTHSPESDRIFSMLYTAVTPMLNPFIYSVRNKEVKGTVKRICVALKT; encoded by the coding sequence ATGGATTGTGCAAACCACACATCTTCAGACATGTTCATTCTTCTAGGTTTGTCAGAGGTCCCTCACCTCCAAGTCATCTGTTTCCTACTCTTCTTAGTGATGTACATACTAACAGTGTTGGGAAATGTTCTCCTGCTCCTAGTGGTGAGAATCAACTCAAATCTGCAGACCCCCATGTACTTTTTGCTGCGCAACCTTTCCGTCATAGACTTTGGCTTCTCATCCAGTGTTGTTCCTGAAATACTGGTGAACACTCTTTCCAAGGACCGAagtatctctctggtgggttgtgCTGTCCAAATGTTTGCCTATGTAGCGTTAGGACAAACAGAGTGCATTCTTCTTGCCGTCATGGCCTATGACAGGTTTGCTGCTATCTGTAAACCCCTGCACTACAATACTATCATGAACAAGACTTTATGTGTCTATTTAGTGGCTGGATCATGGAGCTTTTGTTGCATAACCTCCACCATGCATGTTGTTCTGATCTTTGTGAAGCCTTTTTTTCACTCCATTCATATTAACCATTTCTTCTGTGAGATCCCTCTTTTACTGCAAATATCTTGCAGAGACACGAGGCTCAATCAGGCACTAGTGTATGTAACCGCAGTAATCATAGTCGTGTGCTCCTTTTTTCTGATCATCATTTCATATTTAAACATAGTCTCCACTATCCTTAAGATCCGTTCCTCACGTGGAAGGCAAAAAACTTTCTCTACATGCAGTTCCCACCTTATGGTTGTTGCTATCTACTTTGGGACCATTATGTTCATTTATTTGAGACCCTCTTCAACCCACTCTCCAGAATCAGACAGAATATTTTCCATGCTGTATACAGCAGTGACACCAATGTtaaatcctttcatctatagtgtAAGAAATAAGGAGGTGAAAGGGACAGTAAAAAGGATTTGTGTTGCTTTAAAGACATGA